One window from the genome of Pararhizobium gei encodes:
- the rfbC gene encoding dTDP-4-dehydrorhamnose 3,5-epimerase — protein MIFSPLSIPDVVLIQPKKIGDDRGYFMETFRQSLFEEQVAAVDFKQDNQSLSADAGTVRGLHFQLEPRAQGKLIRCIAGAIFDVAVDIRVGSPTYGKYVSAELTAQNGHQLWIPAGFAHGFCTLQPATEVSYKVTDYYSPEHDRGLRWDDPAIGIDWPDVTRTAVVSGKDKVQPLLTELSESFSYIQK, from the coding sequence TTGATCTTCTCGCCCCTTTCGATTCCAGACGTCGTCCTTATCCAGCCGAAGAAGATTGGCGATGACCGCGGCTACTTCATGGAAACCTTCCGCCAGTCGCTGTTCGAGGAACAGGTCGCAGCGGTCGATTTCAAGCAGGACAATCAGTCGCTCTCCGCTGATGCCGGAACGGTGCGCGGCCTGCATTTCCAGCTCGAGCCACGGGCCCAGGGCAAGCTCATCCGCTGCATTGCCGGCGCCATCTTCGACGTCGCCGTCGATATCAGGGTTGGCTCTCCGACCTATGGAAAATATGTTTCGGCAGAACTGACGGCACAGAACGGTCATCAGCTCTGGATACCGGCTGGCTTTGCCCATGGTTTCTGTACATTGCAACCGGCAACCGAGGTCAGCTACAAGGTCACGGACTATTACAGCCCGGAGCATGACCGCGGCCTGCGATGGGATGATCCGGCGATCGGCATCGATTGGCCGGACGTGACCAGGACTGCCGTGGTTTCCGGCAAGGACAAGGTCCAGCCGCTCCTTACGGAGCTGTCAGAAAGCTTTTCATACATTCAAAAATAA